In one Desulfuribacillus stibiiarsenatis genomic region, the following are encoded:
- a CDS encoding amino acid ABC transporter permease yields the protein MLEGIISNDLAVIFSQLSVGLMTTVKIFILTLVFSLPFGLLVAFGRMSKNKILRWSMKIYISIMRGTPLMLQLMVVYFGPYYIFGVSISGEYRFYAVIIGFVLNYTAYFAEIYRGGIESMPSGQYEAAQVLGFNKVQTFFRIIFPQVIKRILPSITNEVITLVKDTSLAMVISVGEMFTAAKALASAKSSVLPFVVAGAFYYIMNYVVAWIMEGFEKRMNIYK from the coding sequence ATGTTAGAAGGTATCATTTCAAATGATTTGGCTGTGATATTCAGTCAACTTTCTGTAGGTCTAATGACTACAGTCAAAATATTTATTCTTACACTTGTGTTTTCACTACCGTTTGGTTTATTGGTAGCATTCGGGCGCATGTCTAAAAATAAAATATTGCGCTGGAGTATGAAGATTTATATCTCTATTATGCGTGGCACGCCACTTATGCTACAGTTAATGGTGGTATATTTTGGACCATATTATATTTTTGGTGTGTCAATTAGTGGCGAATATAGATTCTATGCTGTTATTATAGGTTTCGTGTTAAATTATACAGCGTATTTTGCTGAGATTTATCGAGGCGGCATAGAATCTATGCCTAGTGGGCAATATGAAGCTGCACAAGTGTTGGGTTTTAACAAGGTCCAAACATTCTTCCGGATTATCTTTCCACAAGTTATCAAACGGATTCTGCCATCAATAACGAATGAAGTAATCACGTTAGTTAAGGACACGTCATTAGCGATGGTGATATCTGTTGGAGAAATGTTTACTGCCGCAAAGGCACTCGCATCAGCTAAATCATCAGTACTGCCGTTCGTTGTCGCTGGTGCATTCTACTATATCATGAACTATGTAGTAGCTTGGATTATGGAAGGTTTCGAAAAACGGATGAATATTTATAAATAG
- a CDS encoding amino acid ABC transporter substrate-binding protein: MKKYLILILSLVLAVTVLTACGGNSSKSGNEVKDTFIVGFDKEFPPMGYVADDGSFVGFDLDLAKEVADRLGYTLKLQPISWSAKDMELESGNVDVVWNGFTITEARKSEYTWTQPYMENNQVVVVLKNSDITTLADVAGKSVAVQDDSSALTAIEGNVALKDSIGNLVKTQTNLNALMELESGAVDAVVMDEIVARFNIEKKGANYKVLDESVGAEVFGVGFKLGNTELRDKVEATLLEMAADGKLAEISESWFGKDITIIGK, from the coding sequence ATGAAAAAGTATTTAATTTTGATTTTATCATTAGTCTTAGCAGTAACAGTATTAACAGCTTGTGGTGGAAATAGCAGTAAAAGCGGTAATGAAGTTAAGGATACTTTTATAGTTGGATTTGACAAAGAGTTTCCTCCAATGGGGTACGTTGCTGATGATGGTTCTTTTGTTGGTTTCGATTTAGACCTTGCGAAAGAAGTTGCAGATCGCTTAGGCTATACATTAAAGCTTCAACCTATCTCTTGGTCAGCTAAGGATATGGAGCTTGAATCTGGTAACGTCGATGTCGTTTGGAATGGATTTACTATAACTGAAGCACGTAAAAGCGAATATACTTGGACTCAACCATATATGGAAAATAACCAAGTTGTTGTAGTACTAAAGAATTCTGATATTACAACACTGGCTGATGTCGCAGGCAAATCTGTAGCTGTACAAGATGATTCTAGTGCACTTACTGCGATTGAAGGAAATGTTGCATTGAAAGATTCTATTGGTAATCTTGTAAAAACGCAAACGAATTTAAATGCGTTGATGGAACTAGAGTCTGGTGCAGTTGATGCAGTTGTTATGGATGAGATTGTTGCGCGTTTTAATATTGAGAAAAAAGGTGCTAACTATAAAGTGCTAGATGAGTCAGTTGGCGCAGAAGTATTTGGCGTTGGATTTAAGCTAGGAAATACTGAATTGCGTGATAAAGTTGAAGCAACTCTTCTTGAGATGGCTGCTGATGGTAAGCTTGCAGAAATCTCAGAATCATGGTTTGGTAAAGATATAACAATTATCGGGAAATAA
- a CDS encoding pirin family protein, giving the protein MERKIKQQVRGYRTQDGAGVNLVRVLGNRTIQEYDPILMLDSFDSTNPDDYTAGFPMHPHRGIETISYVYRGYMTHRDSLGNEDTIGEGEVQWMTAGSGILHEEKIPASTRLLGVQFWLNLPAKDKMAPPAYRSIKNSEIEEIELENGKLRLLAGEYEGRKGYVSKYLPLDYYDIHLNPHSPMVLNTEGERSVMVFTLLGDAYVGGELIKEKTAVKLTSGDHVEIMATDKSAQVLYISSKLLAEPVVWGGPIVMNTKEELDKAFDDLKKGTFLQNSISY; this is encoded by the coding sequence ATGGAGAGAAAAATTAAGCAACAGGTAAGAGGCTATAGAACACAAGATGGTGCAGGAGTGAATTTAGTCAGAGTTTTGGGGAACAGAACTATTCAGGAATACGATCCGATTTTAATGCTCGATTCCTTTGACAGTACCAATCCCGATGATTACACTGCGGGATTTCCCATGCACCCTCACAGAGGAATCGAAACTATCAGTTATGTGTATCGTGGATATATGACACATAGAGATAGCCTGGGTAATGAGGATACAATTGGAGAAGGAGAAGTCCAATGGATGACAGCTGGTTCTGGTATTTTACATGAAGAAAAAATACCGGCATCCACAAGATTGCTTGGAGTGCAGTTTTGGCTTAATCTTCCGGCAAAGGACAAAATGGCTCCGCCGGCTTATCGCAGTATCAAGAACTCTGAAATTGAAGAAATTGAGCTGGAGAACGGCAAGCTGAGATTGCTCGCTGGCGAATATGAGGGAAGAAAAGGATATGTGAGCAAATATCTTCCGCTGGATTATTACGACATACACCTAAACCCGCATTCACCTATGGTCTTAAATACAGAAGGAGAGCGCTCCGTCATGGTGTTTACCTTATTAGGGGACGCATATGTAGGTGGAGAGTTGATAAAAGAAAAGACAGCGGTAAAACTTACCTCCGGCGACCATGTTGAGATAATGGCTACGGATAAAAGTGCCCAAGTGTTATATATAAGTTCGAAACTCCTAGCGGAACCAGTAGTTTGGGGTGGTCCTATAGTCATGAATACTAAGGAAGAATTGGATAAAGCTTTTGACGATTTGAAAAAAGGCACGTTTTTGCAAAACAGCATCTCTTACTAG
- the nspC gene encoding carboxynorspermidine decarboxylase encodes MKFTELPTPCYVVDEALLEKNLRILRGVMDRTGCKIVLAQKAFSMYKMYPLIGEYLTGTTASGLYEARLGYEEMGKENHVFAPAYRDDEIDEIISICDHIIFNSFSQIERFKDKVMKAGKKMGLRINPECSTQIGHAIYNPCSPGSRFGVTIEHFRPDLLEGISGLHFHTLCQQNSDDLEKTLNAVEEKFGPWLSQMEWINFGGGHHITREDYDIPRLESCIKRMQEKYGLSVYLEPGEAVALNAGYLVTTVLDNHINGIDIAILDTSASCHMPDVLEMPYRPPLFGSGEAGEKPYTYRLGGQTCLAGDVIGDYSFDEPLKPGDRLVFGDMAIYSMVKNTTFNGMPLPAIALQDKDGECQIVQQFGYQDFKMRLS; translated from the coding sequence ATGAAATTTACAGAGTTACCTACCCCGTGCTATGTAGTAGATGAGGCCCTATTAGAGAAAAATTTAAGAATCCTGCGTGGGGTCATGGACCGTACAGGATGCAAAATTGTTTTAGCTCAAAAAGCTTTTTCTATGTATAAAATGTATCCGCTCATTGGAGAGTATTTAACGGGTACAACTGCTAGTGGTCTCTATGAAGCTCGTCTTGGATATGAGGAAATGGGAAAAGAAAATCATGTCTTTGCTCCTGCATACCGTGATGACGAGATAGATGAGATTATATCCATTTGTGACCATATTATCTTTAACTCATTTTCTCAAATCGAAAGATTTAAAGATAAGGTTATGAAAGCTGGTAAGAAAATGGGATTACGAATTAATCCTGAATGCTCTACACAGATTGGTCATGCCATATACAATCCTTGCTCTCCTGGATCACGTTTTGGTGTAACAATAGAACATTTTCGCCCTGATTTGCTAGAAGGCATTTCTGGATTGCATTTTCACACATTATGTCAGCAAAACTCAGACGACTTAGAAAAAACACTAAATGCAGTAGAAGAAAAGTTCGGCCCTTGGCTATCACAAATGGAATGGATCAACTTTGGTGGTGGTCATCACATTACTAGAGAAGATTATGATATTCCTCGATTAGAAAGCTGCATTAAAAGAATGCAAGAAAAATATGGCTTAAGCGTATACCTTGAGCCTGGTGAAGCGGTTGCACTCAATGCAGGGTATTTAGTCACTACTGTTCTTGATAATCATATCAATGGAATCGATATCGCTATCCTTGATACGTCCGCATCTTGTCATATGCCAGATGTATTAGAGATGCCTTACCGCCCTCCTCTTTTTGGTTCTGGAGAAGCAGGTGAGAAACCTTATACGTATCGTCTAGGTGGTCAAACCTGCCTAGCAGGTGATGTCATAGGGGATTATTCCTTTGATGAGCCGTTAAAACCTGGCGATCGATTAGTGTTTGGAGATATGGCTATTTACTCAATGGTTAAGAACACGACCTTTAATGGTATGCCTTTACCTGCGATCGCACTTCAAGATAAAGATGGCGAATGTCAAATCGTCCAACAATTTGGATATCAAGATTTCAAGATGAGATTGTCTTAA
- a CDS encoding saccharopine dehydrogenase family protein, whose protein sequence is MGKALIIGCGGVGSVAIHKCVQNSEVFEEICIASRTKSKCDALKEKLDGGKTKITTAQVDADNVDELIALIEQVKPDLVMNLALPYQDLTIMDACLATKTNYLDTANYEPEDTAKFEYKWQWDYRQRFEEAGITALLGSGFDPGVTGVFSAYALKHYFDEIEYIDILDCNAGDHGYPFATNFNPEINIREVSANGRYWENGEWIETKPMEIKRTYNFPEVGEKDMYLLYHEELESLAVNMPGLKRIRFFMTFGQSYLTHLKCLENVGMTSIEPIEFEGKQIVPLQFLKAVLPDPSSLGPRTKGKTNIGCIFRGKKNGQDKTYYVYNVCVHEKCYEEVGSQAVAYTTGVPAMIGAMMLMTGTWDKKGVYNIEEFDPDPFMEALNKWGLPWKESFDPELVD, encoded by the coding sequence ATGGGAAAAGCACTTATTATTGGTTGTGGCGGAGTAGGATCAGTAGCTATTCACAAGTGTGTTCAAAATAGTGAAGTATTCGAAGAAATCTGCATTGCTAGTCGTACGAAATCAAAATGCGATGCCTTAAAAGAAAAATTAGACGGCGGAAAAACTAAAATTACAACTGCACAAGTAGATGCAGATAATGTAGATGAGTTAATTGCTTTAATTGAACAAGTCAAGCCTGATCTTGTTATGAATTTAGCTCTACCTTATCAAGATTTAACGATAATGGATGCTTGTTTAGCAACAAAAACAAATTACTTAGATACTGCAAATTATGAGCCAGAGGATACGGCAAAATTTGAATATAAATGGCAATGGGATTACCGTCAGCGTTTTGAAGAAGCTGGTATTACTGCTCTTCTTGGTAGCGGCTTTGACCCTGGTGTAACAGGAGTATTCTCTGCTTACGCACTTAAGCACTACTTTGATGAAATAGAGTATATTGACATTCTTGATTGTAATGCTGGAGATCATGGATATCCTTTTGCAACCAATTTCAATCCAGAAATTAATATTCGTGAAGTATCAGCGAACGGAAGATACTGGGAAAATGGCGAGTGGATTGAAACGAAGCCAATGGAAATTAAAAGAACATATAACTTCCCTGAAGTAGGGGAAAAAGATATGTACCTTCTTTACCATGAAGAGCTTGAATCCCTTGCGGTAAATATGCCTGGATTAAAACGTATTCGCTTCTTTATGACCTTTGGACAAAGCTATCTTACGCACTTAAAATGTCTTGAAAACGTTGGAATGACTTCCATTGAGCCAATTGAATTTGAAGGTAAGCAAATTGTACCATTACAATTCTTAAAAGCAGTATTACCAGATCCTTCTTCATTAGGACCACGTACAAAAGGGAAAACGAATATAGGTTGTATCTTCCGTGGTAAAAAGAATGGACAAGACAAGACCTACTATGTATATAACGTTTGTGTTCACGAAAAGTGCTACGAAGAGGTGGGCTCTCAAGCGGTAGCATATACAACAGGAGTTCCCGCAATGATTGGTGCCATGATGTTAATGACAGGAACATGGGATAAAAAAGGTGTTTATAATATTGAAGAGTTCGATCCAGATCCATTTATGGAAGCACTGAATAAATGGGGATTACCATGGAAAGAAAGCTTTGATCCGGAGCTTGTAGACTAA
- a CDS encoding helix-turn-helix domain-containing protein, which translates to MSVSEQLKILCVKLDVSVSELGRMAGKSPQAFSQKLKRESFTVDELKHIAEATGCKYEGSFVMLNGERVTY; encoded by the coding sequence ATGTCTGTATCTGAACAACTAAAAATTTTATGCGTAAAACTTGACGTCAGCGTTTCAGAGCTTGGTCGCATGGCCGGAAAAAGCCCGCAAGCATTCAGCCAGAAGTTAAAAAGAGAGAGTTTTACAGTTGATGAGCTTAAACACATCGCCGAGGCGACAGGCTGTAAATATGAAGGCTCCTTTGTTATGCTTAATGGCGAAAGGGTAACATACTAA
- a CDS encoding Fic family protein has product MNIYDKIDQLKSLIDIHRPFEGELLNGIKAYYRIGLTWSSNAIEGNTLTESETKVLLEDGLTVGGKPLRDTFEALGHAQAYDFMFTLLNSRQITETDTMTMHRMFYKDIDAETAGQYRTRPVIITGSKFAVTKVEKIQEEMEKLFQWVLKERDRHHPVEFAAQLHKKFVFIHPFIDGNGRISRLLMNTALIQDGYMMAVIPPILRQEYISLLERAHKDDRPFMDFIAERVLESEKEIIRLLHITLP; this is encoded by the coding sequence ATGAACATTTATGATAAAATTGACCAGCTAAAGTCATTAATTGATATACATCGGCCGTTTGAGGGTGAGCTCCTGAATGGAATAAAAGCCTATTATCGCATAGGGCTTACATGGTCGAGCAATGCCATAGAGGGGAATACACTTACCGAAAGTGAAACTAAGGTTCTTCTAGAGGATGGATTAACTGTCGGAGGCAAACCGCTCCGCGATACTTTTGAGGCCCTTGGTCATGCCCAAGCATACGACTTCATGTTTACGTTGCTGAATAGCCGCCAGATCACTGAAACCGACACCATGACTATGCACCGGATGTTCTATAAGGACATAGATGCCGAGACAGCTGGGCAGTATCGTACCCGACCTGTTATCATAACTGGTTCTAAATTTGCCGTTACTAAAGTTGAGAAAATTCAAGAGGAGATGGAGAAGTTATTCCAGTGGGTGCTTAAGGAGCGAGACAGACACCACCCTGTAGAGTTTGCAGCTCAACTTCATAAGAAGTTTGTATTTATTCACCCTTTTATTGATGGCAACGGAAGGATATCACGACTGTTAATGAATACGGCACTTATTCAGGATGGATATATGATGGCTGTAATTCCGCCAATCCTGCGACAAGAGTATATCAGTTTACTGGAACGAGCTCACAAGGATGATAGGCCTTTTATGGACTTTATAGCAGAGCGTGTGCTAGAGTCCGAGAAAGAGATAATTCGCTTGCTTCATATTACCCTTCCCTAA
- a CDS encoding virulence RhuM family protein codes for MLKKKKNEITIRSSAAEYLTFVASMGENQDNFEMRYEDENIWLTQKIMATLYDVETHTINYHIKKIFVDSEQEESSVIRKFRITAADGKTYDTNHYNLQMVIAVGFKVNNERAVQFRKWANQIVKDYTIKGWVMDDERLKSGSYITDKYFEEQLARIREIRASERKFYQKITDLYATAIDYDKNAKSTKRFYATVQNKMHFAVHGHTAAELIVGRANSEKEHMGLTTWQDAPDGKIKITDVTVAKNYLSEFELNQLHRMVSSYLDFAENMAERKIPLTMQDWETRLNAFIEMFQYGLLKDAGKVTAEIAKLHAESEFEKYRIIQDRIFMSDYDKFLLEFAEKAKNMDEKE; via the coding sequence ATGCTAAAGAAAAAGAAAAATGAGATTACAATCCGTAGTTCAGCCGCAGAGTATCTGACTTTTGTCGCTTCAATGGGAGAAAATCAAGACAACTTTGAAATGCGATATGAGGATGAAAATATATGGCTGACACAAAAAATTATGGCTACTCTGTATGATGTGGAAACACATACAATTAACTACCATATCAAAAAGATATTTGTCGACTCGGAACAAGAGGAGAGTTCAGTTATTCGAAAATTTCGAATAACTGCTGCTGATGGTAAAACCTACGATACTAATCACTATAACTTGCAGATGGTTATTGCTGTGGGTTTTAAAGTGAATAATGAACGTGCTGTCCAATTCCGTAAATGGGCGAATCAGATTGTAAAGGATTACACGATTAAAGGTTGGGTTATGGATGATGAACGATTAAAAAGTGGATCATACATAACTGACAAATATTTCGAGGAGCAGTTAGCAAGGATAAGAGAAATTCGCGCCAGTGAGCGAAAGTTTTATCAAAAAATAACTGACTTATATGCAACGGCAATTGATTATGATAAAAACGCAAAATCTACAAAACGTTTTTACGCAACGGTACAGAATAAAATGCACTTCGCAGTTCACGGGCATACTGCTGCGGAACTTATCGTTGGCAGAGCAAATAGCGAAAAAGAGCATATGGGACTAACTACTTGGCAAGATGCCCCCGATGGAAAAATTAAAATTACTGATGTTACGGTTGCTAAAAACTATTTGTCCGAATTTGAATTGAATCAATTACATCGTATGGTAAGCTCATACTTAGATTTTGCTGAAAACATGGCCGAACGAAAAATTCCCTTAACCATGCAAGATTGGGAAACGCGGTTGAATGCCTTTATTGAAATGTTCCAATATGGTTTACTGAAAGATGCAGGAAAAGTAACAGCAGAAATAGCAAAATTACATGCCGAAAGTGAATTTGAAAAGTATCGCATCATTCAAGATAGGATTTTCATGTCTGACTATGACAAGTTTCTACTAGAATTTGCAGAGAAAGCAAAGAACATGGATGAGAAAGAATAA
- a CDS encoding LlaJI family restriction endonuclease, producing the protein MISKFVREQKRYNQAELQGIFQCSEEKTVGIIKRLKEFGVLKAVKATDSQKNMSDLMDEDIEVADVEIGENEYLYVFTFVGVITVWGCVLKCYPKYILSNNEPLTELKIIIKVLEKYNAKEQIIRMYNDNSESSAFNLLAVMIFLLHDYYENGAYTNIKNIIETNGSGEILWDKTINETFTYLCNNRPYYTELFTQKCINDDFDYFKRLHESIVSICSRELQDADLLDLFDILPVGMSDEELDDFGETNYILYRIQNELNLQFNTRKQLLLKTLYAYVAHCSVLTEIDCFTMFGTNSFNLVWEKVCAEVLDNQLQTPLGSLSISLTDGYNPYDLLISLIEKPKWNGYKQDSSEFQKTARDTLVPDLVSIHKMNNSHQFIIFDAKYYNIQLEHGKELRGQPGIGDITKQYLYQLAYKKFVNDHGIQDVKNCFLMPTEQHSIINKGYVNIEMLDALGLQNIQIRQLPAALIYSYYLASEKMDIGILHL; encoded by the coding sequence ATGATATCGAAGTTTGTCCGAGAACAGAAAAGATACAATCAAGCTGAATTACAGGGCATCTTTCAATGTTCGGAAGAAAAAACGGTAGGTATTATTAAGCGCTTGAAAGAGTTTGGTGTTCTAAAGGCTGTTAAAGCAACGGATTCTCAAAAAAATATGTCAGATCTTATGGACGAAGATATTGAAGTTGCAGATGTAGAGATTGGTGAGAACGAATACCTTTATGTGTTTACTTTCGTTGGTGTAATAACTGTTTGGGGTTGTGTATTAAAATGCTATCCTAAATATATCTTATCTAATAATGAGCCTTTAACAGAGTTAAAAATAATAATAAAGGTTCTTGAAAAGTATAATGCCAAAGAGCAAATCATTCGTATGTATAATGATAATAGTGAAAGCAGTGCTTTCAACTTACTTGCTGTTATGATTTTCTTGCTACATGACTATTACGAAAATGGTGCATATACGAATATAAAAAATATAATTGAAACTAATGGTTCTGGTGAAATACTGTGGGACAAGACGATAAATGAGACTTTTACTTATCTCTGTAACAATCGACCATATTACACAGAACTGTTTACACAAAAATGTATTAATGATGATTTTGATTACTTTAAAAGGCTTCATGAATCAATTGTAAGTATTTGCTCTAGAGAACTACAAGATGCAGATTTGCTGGATTTGTTTGATATCCTACCAGTTGGAATGTCTGATGAAGAACTAGATGACTTTGGAGAAACAAACTATATACTTTACCGCATACAAAATGAATTGAATTTGCAGTTTAATACAAGAAAGCAGTTATTACTAAAGACGTTATATGCTTATGTTGCACATTGTAGCGTTCTTACAGAAATTGATTGTTTCACTATGTTTGGTACAAACAGTTTTAATCTAGTATGGGAAAAGGTGTGTGCGGAAGTACTAGACAATCAATTACAGACTCCACTCGGTTCACTGTCTATTTCTTTAACTGACGGATATAATCCTTATGACCTACTCATTTCATTAATAGAAAAGCCAAAGTGGAATGGTTATAAGCAAGATAGTTCTGAATTTCAAAAGACCGCTAGGGATACCCTCGTTCCAGACCTTGTGTCAATCCATAAGATGAATAACTCACATCAGTTCATTATATTTGATGCTAAGTATTATAATATTCAACTTGAGCATGGAAAAGAACTGCGTGGACAACCTGGAATTGGTGATATTACAAAGCAGTACCTATATCAGTTGGCATATAAAAAATTTGTTAATGATCATGGAATTCAAGATGTTAAAAATTGCTTTTTGATGCCAACCGAACAACATAGCATTATTAATAAAGGATACGTCAATATAGAAATGTTAGATGCTCTCGGTTTACAGAATATACAAATAAGACAGTTGCCCGCAGCATTGATATACTCGTACTATTTAGCAAGTGAAAAAATGGATATAGGTATACTTCATTTATAA